One genomic region from Nitrosopumilus sp. encodes:
- a CDS encoding TIGR00266 family protein, producing MQYEILKNPMGLIEFTLNKDEKVIAEAAAMVYIRGNITTETKMRKGGFLKSLKAAALGGESFFVNEFIAQEDNCKLGLTGNMLGDIQVINIQEEFIVQSGAFVGSTGDLTLDTKWQGFTKGIFGTNMFMLKTIGTGDIFVNAWGGILETKLAPGEKMIIDNYQLVAMSSTASYRVTKHGSFKTTLFGGEALVMELEGPGTVYIQTKNVMEFVRSIIPFLPKRN from the coding sequence TTGCAATATGAAATTCTAAAAAATCCTATGGGACTAATCGAGTTCACACTAAACAAAGATGAAAAAGTAATAGCAGAAGCTGCTGCAATGGTATACATCAGAGGTAACATAACAACTGAGACCAAAATGAGAAAAGGTGGTTTTCTAAAGTCACTCAAGGCAGCAGCCTTGGGTGGTGAATCATTTTTTGTAAATGAATTCATTGCACAAGAAGACAACTGCAAACTAGGATTGACAGGAAATATGCTTGGAGATATCCAAGTTATCAACATTCAAGAGGAGTTTATTGTTCAGTCAGGTGCATTTGTTGGCTCTACTGGTGATCTAACACTAGATACCAAATGGCAGGGATTCACAAAAGGAATATTTGGAACAAATATGTTTATGCTAAAAACAATAGGAACGGGAGATATTTTTGTCAATGCATGGGGTGGTATTTTAGAGACAAAGCTAGCACCTGGAGAAAAAATGATAATTGACAACTATCAGCTCGTAGCTATGAGCTCTACTGCAAGCTACAGAGTGACAAAGCATGGAAGCTTTAAGACAACTCTGTTTGGAGGAGAAGCACTAGTTATGGAGCTTGAAGGACCAGGAACTGTGTACATTCAAACAAAAAATGTTATGGAGTTTGTACGCTCTATAATTCCGTTCTTGCCCAAAAGAAACTAG
- a CDS encoding DUF6659 family protein: MSAEELDQKCDLILKEPEIRFAGFLDMMGNLVAGSFSDGVKPLKDDNERKKMFIEAVLRIRTRQDFDENLGPVEYAAARRKNVVTFTFLYGDRVLFISAEPNVDIDKTARKVMSLLS, encoded by the coding sequence ATGTCTGCTGAAGAATTAGATCAAAAATGTGATTTGATTTTGAAAGAACCAGAAATTCGTTTTGCCGGATTTTTAGATATGATGGGAAATCTAGTTGCCGGTTCTTTCTCAGATGGAGTTAAACCTCTAAAAGATGACAATGAACGCAAAAAAATGTTCATTGAAGCTGTATTGAGAATAAGAACTAGACAAGACTTTGATGAAAATCTTGGACCTGTAGAATATGCTGCTGCAAGAAGAAAAAATGTAGTGACCTTTACCTTTCTGTATGGCGATAGGGTTCTCTTTATTTCAGCAGAACCTAATGTGGATATTGATAAAACTGCAAGAAAAGTAATGAGTTTGCTATCCTAA
- a CDS encoding replication factor C small subunit: protein MTATGMWVEKYRPMKLSEVVNQTEIIGSLEALIKDPTDMPHLMFSGSAGVGKTTAALCIARQILGDYAKDYTLELNASDERGIGMVREKVKKFSRFAGMADVPFKIIILDEADEMTADAQTALRRIIEDTAKICRFIFIANNISKIIDPIQSRCATFKFTSIPAEDVIERLEEIAKKEKVKTDKKGLKAIYDYSEGDLRHAINLLQATASLGAITEENVKSSAGLTKTSDVDEVLKIALSGKVADAREKMIELIKVYGMSESDFLKYLNSAVFKSKHDKLADILEIIAKYDYRVLVGANSEIQLSAMLAELAKIEN from the coding sequence ATGACTGCAACAGGAATGTGGGTTGAAAAGTACAGACCCATGAAACTTTCTGAAGTTGTAAACCAAACCGAGATTATCGGAAGTTTGGAAGCTCTAATCAAAGACCCTACAGACATGCCACACTTGATGTTTTCAGGTTCTGCAGGAGTAGGAAAGACTACAGCTGCACTGTGTATTGCAAGACAAATTTTGGGAGACTATGCCAAAGACTACACACTTGAGCTAAACGCATCAGATGAGAGAGGAATTGGAATGGTCAGAGAAAAAGTGAAAAAATTCTCCAGATTTGCAGGAATGGCAGATGTCCCTTTCAAAATTATCATTTTAGATGAAGCTGATGAGATGACTGCAGACGCCCAGACAGCATTAAGGCGAATTATAGAAGATACTGCTAAAATATGCAGATTTATTTTCATTGCTAACAATATTTCAAAAATTATCGATCCAATTCAGAGTAGATGTGCCACCTTCAAATTTACATCAATTCCTGCAGAAGACGTAATTGAAAGACTTGAAGAGATTGCCAAAAAAGAGAAAGTAAAGACGGACAAAAAAGGCCTCAAGGCCATTTATGATTATTCAGAGGGAGATTTGAGACATGCAATCAATCTACTTCAAGCAACGGCAAGTCTTGGTGCAATAACAGAGGAGAATGTAAAATCATCGGCAGGACTGACCAAAACAAGCGACGTCGATGAAGTTCTAAAAATTGCACTATCTGGAAAAGTTGCAGATGCCAGAGAAAAAATGATAGAGTTAATCAAAGTCTATGGAATGTCTGAATCTGATTTTCTAAAATATCTAAATTCTGCAGTATTCAAATCAAAACATGACAAGCTTGCTGATATTTTAGAGATTATTGCAAAGTATGATTATAGAGTTCTAGTTGGAGCAAATTCTGAAATTCAGTTATCTGCAATGCTAGCAGAACTAGCCAAGATAGAAAATTAA
- a CDS encoding ABC transporter substrate-binding protein gives MKSTQLLSVVFSLIMFTGVTAGNAAFADSDELDDLLEDFCEMTLDERSDIISKYELDEYAEKLAIICDIEDEDERENSLDDVIDAIELETRDETNDDHDDVIEDFEDCVEAGYPIMESYPEQCMIDDGTVFTNTDDDDDRHEDDFDLDDLLDRYCDLSTDKKRQLLEDHPRLAPFTDRLANYCDLSEEEQDAIDELIEEHGDKIRAELRDYAKDYGMDYKKDMRMMLDKYCDMTDAEKKAHVAEHDKAEDHVDKMNRYCALTDEDSRMKFIEEHKDEYKAHMEDKMHDKKMVHMEYERYCHLTDEELAASTFDAEFVKKASEWCEMTPEEKEAFKMEHHEKMGVPHEFDRMSDVAKDRMSDVAKDRMSDVAKDRMSDVAKDKLKMKLSDKSDRIKAMIMDKRDISDERSDEIKKKFIEKHGDLTDKKKSELKMKFKEHIKHMKYKISDERKSAIHDRLAEMKAYKAELREKSSDLSDEEKQELREEFIEKAKDLQLAWITPRTQIAAGVDAAEVECREGYSLVMKASNGVPMCLKADTALKMIDRGIVVPAN, from the coding sequence ATGAAAAGCACACAACTTCTAAGCGTTGTTTTTTCACTGATTATGTTTACTGGCGTTACTGCTGGGAACGCAGCATTTGCTGATTCAGATGAACTCGATGATCTTCTAGAAGACTTTTGTGAAATGACCCTTGATGAGCGTAGCGACATCATATCAAAATACGAACTAGATGAGTATGCAGAAAAACTTGCAATCATCTGTGATATTGAAGATGAAGATGAACGTGAGAATTCACTTGATGATGTCATTGATGCAATAGAACTAGAAACACGAGATGAAACAAACGATGATCATGATGATGTTATCGAAGATTTTGAAGACTGTGTTGAAGCTGGATACCCTATAATGGAATCATATCCTGAACAATGCATGATCGATGACGGTACAGTCTTTACAAATACAGACGATGACGATGACAGACATGAAGATGATTTTGATCTTGATGACTTGCTTGATAGATACTGTGATCTAAGTACTGACAAGAAACGTCAATTACTTGAAGATCATCCAAGACTTGCACCATTTACTGACAGACTTGCAAACTACTGTGATTTGTCTGAAGAGGAGCAAGATGCAATCGATGAACTAATCGAGGAACATGGAGACAAGATCAGAGCAGAACTAAGAGATTATGCTAAAGACTATGGTATGGACTACAAAAAAGACATGAGAATGATGCTTGACAAATATTGTGACATGACAGATGCTGAGAAAAAAGCACATGTTGCAGAACATGACAAAGCTGAAGACCATGTTGATAAAATGAATCGTTATTGTGCTCTAACTGATGAGGATTCAAGAATGAAATTCATTGAAGAACACAAAGACGAATACAAGGCCCATATGGAAGACAAAATGCATGATAAAAAAATGGTTCACATGGAATATGAGAGATACTGTCATCTAACAGATGAAGAACTTGCAGCAAGCACCTTTGATGCAGAGTTTGTCAAAAAGGCATCTGAATGGTGTGAAATGACACCTGAAGAAAAAGAAGCCTTCAAGATGGAACATCATGAAAAGATGGGAGTGCCTCATGAGTTTGATAGAATGTCTGATGTTGCAAAAGACAGAATGTCTGATGTTGCAAAAGACAGAATGTCTGATGTTGCAAAAGACAGAATGTCTGATGTAGCCAAAGATAAACTAAAAATGAAATTATCTGATAAATCTGACCGAATCAAGGCAATGATCATGGACAAACGTGACATTTCTGATGAGAGAAGTGACGAAATCAAGAAAAAATTCATTGAGAAACACGGTGACTTGACTGACAAGAAAAAGTCTGAACTCAAAATGAAGTTCAAAGAACATATCAAACACATGAAGTACAAGATCTCTGATGAGCGCAAATCTGCAATTCATGACAGATTAGCTGAGATGAAGGCCTACAAGGCAGAACTCCGCGAAAAGTCATCTGATTTGTCTGACGAGGAAAAACAAGAACTTAGAGAAGAATTCATTGAAAAGGCAAAGGACTTGCAACTTGCATGGATTACTCCACGTACACAAATTGCTGCAGGCGTTGATGCTGCAGAAGTCGAGTGCCGTGAAGGATATAGCCTTGTAATGAAAGCATCAAACGGTGTTCCAATGTGCCTTAAAGCAGATACAGCACTTAAGATGATAGATAGAGGAATTGTAGTTCCTGCTAACTAA
- the hisS gene encoding histidine--tRNA ligase yields MELPRGMKDFEDEENANIEHIRSHFKKISNLYGFSFMDPSPIELLSTLETKSGPGIRDEIYYFRDKGDREVALRFDFTMGLTRYAASQKSMKLPAKISAFGGVFRYDEPQKGRYRYFHQWDIEIYGKASLESEAEVIEITSRLFDSLLLKDITIDVNHRNLVESYINKTFDSKEPELVADILRAVDKIAKKSKEQILTEFQEKGYETAKLEKILEFSQIKGTISEVEKAFDTTQLESWSELKGLIDSLENRGVSNVRINFGIVRGLDYYSGIVFEVFDKNSKLGALAGGGRYDTLTKAFNREDIGATGVAGGVERIILTMQEQKIIPESSQSRVAVLYINDEMQKVAHSIASLLRLNNIPTDIDLAGRNMKKQMDIANNAKIAIIVGPQELENGNVVLKDMVNGTEGTISLEKLTEDPKSILNLEML; encoded by the coding sequence TTGGAATTGCCACGTGGAATGAAAGACTTTGAGGACGAAGAAAACGCAAACATTGAACACATTAGATCTCATTTTAAGAAAATTTCAAATTTGTATGGATTTTCATTCATGGACCCATCCCCCATTGAATTATTATCAACGCTAGAGACAAAATCAGGCCCAGGAATTCGTGATGAGATTTACTATTTCAGAGACAAAGGAGATAGAGAGGTAGCATTACGATTTGATTTTACAATGGGTCTGACAAGATATGCAGCATCCCAAAAATCAATGAAGCTTCCAGCAAAAATTTCAGCATTTGGTGGAGTATTCAGATATGATGAACCACAAAAGGGAAGATATAGATATTTTCACCAGTGGGATATCGAGATTTATGGCAAAGCCAGCCTTGAATCAGAAGCTGAAGTAATTGAAATTACATCAAGATTGTTTGATTCCCTATTACTCAAAGATATCACAATTGATGTCAATCACAGAAATCTAGTAGAGTCTTACATTAACAAAACATTTGATTCAAAAGAACCGGAACTTGTTGCAGATATTTTGCGTGCAGTTGACAAAATTGCAAAAAAATCCAAAGAACAGATTCTGACTGAATTCCAAGAGAAAGGATATGAAACTGCAAAACTAGAAAAGATTCTAGAGTTTTCACAAATCAAAGGAACTATTTCAGAAGTGGAAAAAGCTTTTGATACAACACAACTAGAATCATGGAGTGAACTAAAAGGATTAATTGATTCACTAGAAAACAGAGGAGTTTCTAATGTCAGAATTAATTTTGGTATAGTTAGAGGATTAGATTACTATTCCGGAATTGTCTTTGAAGTCTTTGACAAGAATTCAAAATTAGGTGCATTAGCTGGTGGAGGAAGATATGATACACTAACCAAAGCTTTCAACAGAGAAGATATTGGTGCAACAGGAGTTGCAGGAGGTGTTGAAAGAATTATTTTAACCATGCAAGAACAAAAAATAATTCCAGAATCTTCCCAAAGTAGAGTTGCAGTTTTATACATCAATGATGAGATGCAAAAAGTTGCTCATTCTATTGCATCATTACTCAGATTAAACAACATTCCAACTGATATTGATTTGGCAGGACGTAATATGAAAAAACAAATGGACATTGCAAATAATGCAAAGATTGCAATCATTGTAGGACCACAAGAGTTAGAAAACGGAAATGTAGTTCTCAAAGATATGGTAAATGGAACTGAAGGAACTATTTCTCTAGAAAAATTAACTGAGGATCCAAAATCTATTCTTAATTTAGAAATGCTCTAG
- a CDS encoding DNA replication complex GINS family protein: protein MEIDKVEKVHSIGYRLKDAKVTINQDFKYNVAGMKIEGNQGDTNNMPQWVGKILSENKIGTLDSPDMITQLKQALSKEKMVGEYQISTLDPHFYIRLKESMTELNRDDFDKVESMMLELFRMRRGKLVKIADSIKLNSELYNKLTVEESIFYKTIHDNSVEFEKQIRGERNEHSTS, encoded by the coding sequence ATGGAAATTGATAAAGTAGAAAAAGTACATTCGATTGGATATCGCCTAAAGGATGCTAAGGTTACAATAAATCAAGATTTCAAGTATAATGTAGCAGGCATGAAGATTGAGGGAAATCAAGGTGATACAAACAACATGCCGCAGTGGGTTGGAAAGATTCTATCTGAAAATAAAATTGGAACTCTGGATTCTCCAGATATGATTACACAACTAAAACAAGCCTTGTCAAAAGAAAAGATGGTTGGTGAATATCAAATCTCTACACTCGATCCACATTTCTACATTAGACTAAAAGAATCAATGACTGAACTAAACAGAGATGATTTTGATAAAGTTGAAAGCATGATGCTAGAACTATTCCGAATGCGAAGAGGCAAACTAGTAAAGATTGCAGATTCCATCAAACTAAATTCTGAATTATACAACAAACTAACTGTTGAAGAAAGTATTTTCTACAAAACAATTCATGATAACAGTGTAGAGTTTGAAAAACAGATAAGAGGAGAGAGAAATGAGCACAGCACAAGCTAG
- a CDS encoding ferredoxin family protein: MAELQIPEDFCHNDVKPTGKTSHADGENFHWIWGEGRTDGAAFSNEDVKAAYEARGEKQVPLGIHGTTVAVDWDSCVAAGSCMSVCPVQTFQWYRTEKDIPAEKCLGETFEGTGLTEQDERLDYTDKSQPIREHDCTVCMACQEICPEGAIRIESANQEWHEKAAGTYVLMSSGSENPHAHD; this comes from the coding sequence ATGGCAGAATTACAAATACCAGAAGACTTTTGTCACAACGATGTAAAACCAACAGGAAAAACAAGCCATGCAGATGGTGAAAATTTCCACTGGATTTGGGGTGAAGGAAGAACTGATGGTGCAGCATTCTCAAACGAAGATGTAAAAGCAGCCTATGAAGCAAGAGGAGAAAAACAAGTTCCTCTTGGAATTCACGGTACTACTGTTGCAGTCGATTGGGATTCCTGTGTAGCCGCTGGTTCATGCATGAGTGTATGTCCAGTCCAAACATTCCAATGGTACAGAACCGAAAAAGATATTCCAGCAGAAAAATGCTTAGGAGAAACTTTTGAAGGAACTGGCTTGACAGAACAAGACGAGAGATTAGATTATACAGACAAATCACAACCAATCAGAGAACACGATTGTACAGTTTGTATGGCTTGTCAAGAAATTTGTCCTGAAGGAGCTATTCGAATCGAATCAGCTAACCAAGAATGGCACGAGAAAGCAGCCGGAACCTATGTCCTTATGTCATCTGGTTCTGAAAACCCACACGCACACGATTAA
- a CDS encoding thermonuclease family protein, which produces MKPLSIAALVVVPFVLFIAAGLVYQSQTGSDIVTGEKTGLAAKEWGEKEFERLVENKPVVNKETFDSHRCKGEAKCVSEYIKEIVDGDTIHTTNYKIRLSLVDTPEKGESGFADAAVFTARMCPEGTFATIDQDDIQLEDQYGRMLANVFCGGKSLNSALLYKGHAEISTRYCDISEFSDYPWAQNFGCREKLAESTVPVESSQSIIKQISDCDSSYPDFCIPSSPPDLDCGDITQKRFTVLQPDPHRFDSDKDGIGCES; this is translated from the coding sequence GTGAAACCCCTATCAATTGCAGCTTTAGTTGTAGTGCCATTTGTCTTGTTTATTGCTGCAGGACTGGTGTATCAGTCACAGACGGGTTCAGATATAGTAACTGGAGAAAAAACAGGATTAGCTGCCAAAGAGTGGGGAGAAAAGGAATTTGAGAGGTTAGTAGAAAACAAACCAGTTGTAAACAAAGAAACTTTTGATTCACATAGATGTAAGGGAGAAGCAAAGTGTGTTTCAGAATATATCAAAGAAATAGTTGATGGAGATACCATACACACAACAAATTACAAAATCAGATTGTCACTAGTTGATACCCCAGAGAAAGGAGAATCGGGATTTGCAGATGCTGCTGTATTTACAGCTAGAATGTGTCCTGAGGGAACTTTTGCAACAATTGATCAGGATGATATCCAGTTAGAGGATCAATATGGCAGAATGCTTGCAAATGTTTTTTGTGGAGGAAAGTCGCTAAACTCTGCGTTGCTGTATAAAGGTCATGCAGAAATATCTACAAGATATTGTGATATAAGTGAATTTTCAGATTATCCTTGGGCGCAAAATTTTGGATGTCGTGAGAAACTTGCAGAATCAACAGTTCCTGTAGAATCATCACAATCTATTATCAAACAAATAAGTGATTGTGATTCATCATATCCAGATTTTTGTATTCCGTCTAGTCCCCCAGATTTAGACTGTGGAGATATTACACAAAAGAGATTCACAGTGTTACAGCCAGATCCTCATAGATTTGATTCAGACAAGGACGGAATTGGTTGTGAGTCTTGA
- a CDS encoding translation initiation factor IF-6, which translates to MDIIKYDVYRGPNLGVYISVNDSIGLVPMGFAKTKSDKLAKYLDIEIYNTAVANTRLIGALSVMNNKGILLPNTAYQNEYDFLKAETNLEVGVLDTKFNALGNLICANDKGAVVSPWLSKQDCQNISDVLGVEVLQKKIAGFNQTGVVLVANNSGSAIHPEADEEDMKTIANMLGTKIEQSSINNGIPYVSSGILVNNHCVVVGSLTSGPEIMMLTRAFLN; encoded by the coding sequence ATGGATATTATCAAGTATGATGTGTATCGTGGACCGAACCTTGGAGTATACATTTCAGTAAACGACAGTATTGGTTTAGTCCCAATGGGATTTGCTAAAACCAAATCGGATAAACTTGCAAAATATCTAGATATTGAAATTTACAATACTGCAGTTGCAAATACTAGACTGATTGGAGCTTTGTCTGTCATGAACAATAAAGGAATCTTACTTCCAAATACTGCATATCAAAATGAATATGATTTTCTCAAAGCTGAAACTAATTTAGAAGTTGGAGTTTTAGATACTAAATTTAATGCACTTGGAAACTTAATCTGTGCAAATGACAAAGGGGCAGTAGTATCACCATGGTTATCAAAACAGGACTGTCAAAATATTTCAGATGTTTTGGGAGTTGAGGTATTACAGAAAAAAATTGCAGGATTCAATCAGACAGGAGTTGTCTTGGTGGCAAACAATTCTGGTTCGGCCATTCATCCAGAAGCTGATGAAGAAGACATGAAGACCATAGCCAATATGTTAGGCACAAAAATTGAACAGAGTTCAATTAACAATGGTATTCCCTATGTCTCATCAGGCATATTGGTCAACAATCACTGTGTGGTTGTAGGTTCATTGACCAGCGGTCCTGAAATTATGATGCTCACTAGAGCATTTCTAAATTAA
- a CDS encoding ferredoxin family protein has translation MPIAENFPEGLKPLGKISLDDGNFHIMWGPGKTKNTDGSQAEVLADADVVAAYAARGEEQVPLGVSGTMVAVDWDSCVADGACIEACPVQVFQWYRTEKDIPAKDVVGQTFNGTGSDVKDERKDLTDKADPIREHDCIWCMACVSVCPPAAIKVDQSNVEKHESAAKTL, from the coding sequence ATGCCAATAGCAGAAAATTTCCCAGAAGGCCTAAAGCCCCTAGGAAAAATTAGCCTCGATGATGGAAATTTCCATATCATGTGGGGTCCAGGTAAAACCAAAAACACTGATGGTTCTCAAGCTGAAGTGTTAGCAGATGCAGATGTTGTTGCAGCATATGCAGCAAGAGGAGAAGAACAAGTTCCTCTTGGTGTTAGTGGAACAATGGTTGCAGTCGATTGGGATTCTTGTGTTGCAGATGGTGCTTGCATTGAAGCTTGTCCTGTACAAGTTTTCCAATGGTACCGAACAGAAAAAGATATTCCAGCAAAAGATGTTGTTGGTCAAACTTTCAATGGAACTGGTAGTGACGTAAAAGATGAACGTAAAGATCTTACAGATAAAGCAGACCCAATCAGAGAACATGATTGTATCTGGTGTATGGCATGTGTTTCAGTTTGTCCGCCAGCAGCAATCAAAGTTGATCAATCAAATGTTGAAAAACACGAAAGTGCTGCAAAAACTCTCTAA
- a CDS encoding aldo/keto reductase: MDKVLLADDLEICRILNGMWQVAGGHGQIETDAAILDMEKYQDAGFTTWDLADIYGPAESLIGEFRKKINPEKKFQALTKFVPNPGPMSNSIVTYHIDQSLQKMNIDCIDLLQFHWWDYNDSSYLDALEVLSKLQKENKIKHLGLTNFDTERVKIMKEHGYNIVSNQVQYSILDQRPDKLMAPFFAKHEIKILSYGTLLGGFFSEKYLGADEPHRGGLSTSSLQKYKNMIDVWGGWQLFQELLYVLNEISQKHNCSIANVATRFVLDKPQVAGAIIGARLGIVEHREDNSKVFDVKLDEQDTTMIDDVTSKSNDLFDVIGDCGGEYR, translated from the coding sequence ATGGATAAGGTTCTTCTTGCAGACGACTTGGAGATTTGTAGAATCCTAAATGGAATGTGGCAGGTAGCAGGAGGCCATGGTCAGATAGAAACGGATGCGGCAATTTTAGATATGGAAAAGTATCAAGATGCAGGATTTACCACATGGGATTTGGCAGATATTTACGGGCCTGCAGAATCATTAATCGGAGAATTTAGGAAAAAAATTAATCCAGAGAAAAAATTTCAGGCGCTAACAAAGTTTGTTCCAAATCCAGGTCCAATGAGCAACAGTATTGTAACTTACCATATTGATCAATCACTACAAAAGATGAATATAGATTGTATTGACTTGCTCCAGTTTCATTGGTGGGATTACAATGATTCTAGTTATCTTGATGCACTAGAAGTATTATCAAAACTACAAAAAGAAAACAAAATCAAACATCTTGGATTAACAAACTTTGATACAGAGCGAGTCAAAATAATGAAAGAGCATGGATACAACATAGTATCAAATCAAGTTCAGTATTCCATACTAGATCAAAGACCAGACAAGTTAATGGCACCATTTTTTGCAAAACACGAAATCAAAATTCTATCCTATGGAACTTTACTTGGAGGATTCTTTTCAGAGAAATATCTGGGAGCAGACGAGCCTCACAGGGGAGGTTTGAGCACATCTAGTCTTCAAAAATACAAGAACATGATAGATGTATGGGGAGGATGGCAATTATTCCAAGAATTGTTATATGTTTTAAACGAGATTTCACAAAAACACAACTGTAGCATAGCAAATGTTGCAACAAGATTTGTTCTGGATAAACCACAAGTTGCAGGAGCAATAATTGGTGCACGACTAGGAATTGTAGAACACAGAGAAGATAACTCTAAAGTCTTTGATGTGAAACTAGATGAGCAAGATACAACAATGATTGATGATGTAACTTCAAAATCAAATGACTTGTTTGATGTCATTGGAGATTGTGGGGGGGAATACAGATAA